One window of the Esox lucius isolate fEsoLuc1 chromosome 8, fEsoLuc1.pri, whole genome shotgun sequence genome contains the following:
- the LOC105026206 gene encoding pyroglutamyl-peptidase 1, whose product MDNSKRTVVVTGFEPFGEHTINASWVAVQELKKLGLGKDIDLHVYEVPVEYQAVQSLVPSLWNQYHPQLVVHVGVSGMATTVTLEKCGRNHGYKGLDNSRFCPHSQCCIEGGPDCIDSVIDMESVCKRVTASGLGVAVSVSKDAGRYLCDFTYYTSLYLSRGRSAFVHVPPIGKPYNEVDLGRALQAIVQEMLDLLDQAEGKIHCQHVH is encoded by the exons ATGGACAATAGTAAGCGGACTGTTGTTGTAACAG GTTTTGAGCCTTTTGGAGAGCACACTATTAATGCCAGTTGGGTAGCAGTCCAG GAACTGAAGAAGCTGGGCTTGGGAAAGGACATAGACCTGCATGTATACGAGGTGCCTGTTGAGTACCAGGCCGTCCAGAGTTTGGTTCCATCACTCTGGAACCAATACCACCCCCAA TTAGTGGTCCATGTCGGAGTCTCTGGTATGGCCACCACCGTTACCTTGGAGAAATGTGGTCGTAACCATGGCTACAAGGGTCTCGACAACAGCCGCTTCTGTCCCCATTCTCAGTGTTGCATTGAGGGGGGCCCTGACTGCATTGACTCTGTTATTGATATGGAATCGGTCTGCAAGAGAGTGACAGCCTCTGGCCTAGGGGTAGCAGTGTCCGTCTCTAAAGATGCTGGCAG atacctctgtgacttcaccTACTACACCTCTCTGTATCTGAGTCGTGGGCGCTCCGCGTTCGTCCATGTGCCTCCGATTGGAAAGCCTTACAATGAAGTGGACTTGGGTAGAGCCCTACAAGCCATCGTTCAAGAGATGCTGGACCTTCTGGATCAAGCCGAAGGGAAGATCCACTGTCAGCATGTGCACTAG
- the lsm4 gene encoding U6 snRNA-associated Sm-like protein LSm4, with protein sequence MLPLSLLKTAQNHPMLVELKNGETYNGHLVSCDNWMNINLREVICTSRDGDKFWRMPECYIRGSTIKYLRIPDEIIDMVKEEVVSKGRGRGGMQQNKQQGKGRGGGAGRGVFGGRGRGMPGVGRGQQQQEKKPGGAKPQGVKNQH encoded by the exons ATG CTACCTCTATCTTTGTTGAAGACTGCACAGAACCACCCGATG CTGGTAGAATTGAAGAATGGAGAGACGTACAATGGACACTTGGTCAGTTGTGACAACTGGATGAATATCAACTTAAGAGAAGTCATCTGCACCTCAAGG GACGGCGACAAGTTCTGGAGGATGCCCGAGTGTTACATCCGAGGGAGCACCATTAAATACCTGCGCATCCCCGACGAGATCATCGACATGGtgaaggaggaggtggtgtcCAAGGGACGCGGGCGCGGTGGCATGCAGCAGAACAAACAGCAGGGCAAGGGCCGAGGAGGAGGCGCGGGCAGAG GTGTGTTTGGGGGTCGTGGTCGCGGCATGCCAGGAGTGGGCCGAGGCCAGCAGCAGCAGGAGAAGAAGCCAGGTGGTGCCAAACCTCAGGGAGTCAAGAATCAGCACTGA
- the LOC105026205 gene encoding transcription factor jun-D, whose amino-acid sequence MMKKDIHLNLADATNLKPHLRDAENILNSPDLGLLKLASPELERLIIQSNGMVTTTPTSQFLYPKSISDEQEFAEGFVKALEDLHKQNQLNGGTCAQTNSLDLGTDVAPVTVHMDLPVYTNLNSYGNGPLGTTVNYSTDTVPFPPPPTHHLGGTQQQQAQTRLQSLKDEPQTVPDVHSFGESPPLSPINMDTQERIKAERKKQRNRIAASKCRKRKLERISRLEDKVKSLKTQNNDLASTASVLREQVAQLKQKVLNHVNNGCQLLPPQIQVY is encoded by the coding sequence ATGATGAAGAAGGACATACATTTAAACTTGGCAGATGCCACGAACTTAAAGCCCCATCTCCGCGATGCGGAAAACATTCTCAACTCACCGGACCTTGGGCTGCTGAAACTGGCCTCCCCAGAGCTGGAGAGACTTATAATTCAGTCCAACGGAATGGTCACAACAACACCGACCTCTCAGTTCCTTTACCCCAAGTCGATAAGTGACGAACAGGAGTTTGCCGAGGGATTCGTCAAGGCTCTCGAGGACCTGCACAAACAGAATCAGCTTAACGGTGGGACGTGCGCTCAAACGAACAGTCTGGACCTAGGCACCGACGTGGCTCCTGTCACTGTACACATGGACTTGCCCGTCTATACGAACTTGAACAGTTATGGCAATGGGCctttgggaaccactgtcaATTACTCTACAGACACAGTTCCCTTTCCACCTCCACCCACTCATCATTTAGGTGGAACACAGCAGCAACAAGCGCAAACACGGCTGCAATCTTTAAAGGATGAGCCGCAAACTGTTCCTGACGTGCACAGCTTCGGCGAGAGTCCACCACTGTCTCCAATCAACATGGACACACAGGAGCGCATTAAGGCAGAAAGGAAAAAGCAGCGGAATAGAATTGCAGCGTCCAAGTGCCGAAAGAGAAAACTGGAGAGGATATCTAGACTGGAAGACAAAGTCAAGTCCCTTAAAACTCAAAACAATGACTTAGCCTCAACGGCAAGTGTTCTCCGGGAGCAAGTGGCTCAGCTAAAACAAAAGGTTTTGAATCATGTTAACAACGGTTGTCAGTTGTTGCCACCTCAAATTCAAGTGTACTAG
- the rab3ab gene encoding RAB3A, member RAS oncogene family, b translates to MASATATYGQKESSDQNFDYMFKILIIGNSSVGKTSFLFRYADDSFTPAFVSTVGIDFKVKTIYRNDKRIKLQIWDTAGQERYRTITTAYYRGAMGFILMYDITNEESFNAVQDWSTQIKTYSWDNAQVLLVGNKCDMEDERMVAGDRGRQLSEHLGFEFFEASAKDNINVKQTFERLVDIICEKMSESLDAADPAVTGAKQGPQLTEQPTPPHQDCAC, encoded by the exons ATGGCTTCAGCTACAGCTACTTATGGACAGAAGGAGTCCTCAGACCAGAACTTTGACTACATGTTCAAGATCCTCATCATTGGAAACAGCAGTGTGGGCAAGACCAGCTTCCTGTTTCGCTACGCGGACGACTCCTTCACACCGGCCTTTGTCAGCACGGTGGGAATCGACTTCAAGGTGAAGACCATCTACAGGAACGACAAGAGGATCAAACTACAGATCTGG gacacggcggggcAGGAGAGGTATCGCACCATCACCACCGCTTACTACCGAGGAGCCATGGGCTTCATCCTCATGTACGACATCACCAATGAGGAGTCGTTCAACGCCGTGCAGGACTG GTCGACTCAGATCAAGACATATTCCTGGGACAATGCCCAGGTCCTGCTGGTGGGTAACAAATGTGACATGGAGGACGAGAGGATGGTGGCAGGGGACCGGGGCAGGCAGCTCTCTGAACACCTGG GGTTCGAGTTCTTTGAGGCCAGTGCCAAGGACAACATAAATGTGAAGCAGACGTTCGAGCGGCTGGTGGATATTATTTGTGAAAAGATGTCCGAGAGCTTGGACGCCGCTGACCCTGCCGTCACTGGAGCCAAACAAGGGCCTCAGCTGACCGAACAGCCCACACCCCCCCACCAGGACTGTGCATGCTAA